One genomic segment of Zymoseptoria tritici IPO323 chromosome 5, whole genome shotgun sequence includes these proteins:
- the MgSGA1 gene encoding putative glucan 1,4-alpha-glucosidase (Glucan 1,4-Alpha-Glucosidase (Glucoamylase/Amloglucosidase) (Glycosyl Hydrolase Family 15)) produces MRLLYSILPLAAAGLSEPPQHVLQPRATGSLSSWLSTQSSVARQGVLDNIGASGVKVEGASPGLVVASPSKSDPDYFFTWTRDAALVTKCLVDQFLSGGPASLEGGVQDYINAQASLQTVQNPSGGLCSGGLGEPKFQVDGTAFTGNWGRPQRDGPALRATAMIAYARYLLGKGNTSAVTNIIWPIVQNDLSYVSANWNQSGFDLWEEVNSASFFTTAVQYRSLVEGSALASKIGKSCSNCDSQAPQILCFLQSYWTGSYIRSNTGGGRSGKDVNSILTSIHMFDPAVGCNANTFQPCSDKALANHKVVTDSFRSVYSINNGIPQGQGVAVGRYPEDVYQGGNPWYLGTFAAAEQLYDAVFQWKKQGTIEVTSISLPFFKDVYSSAAVGTYASSSAAFSSIVNAVSTYADSYMANAQKYTPQNGALAEQYSRSDGTPLSAVDLTWSYAAFLTAANARRAAMPASWGANSAALPSSCSGSSATGPCATATSTFTRPTQSTPTCSATPTLTKVLFKEYATTTYGESISVVGSISQLGNWNTNNAVALSAQNYTSSSNLWFVDISLPAGTSFQYKYIRKQSDGSVRWESDPNRSYTVPANCKGQATVTDNWR; encoded by the exons ATGCGGCTTCTATACAGCATCCTACCTCTCGCTGCGGCCGGACTCTCTGAACCACCTCAGCATGTCCTACAACCACGAGCGACCGGATCGCTCTCATCGTGGCTCTCCACACAAAGCTCCGTGGCCCGGCAAGGCGTGCTGGACAACATCGGAGCGAGCGGCGTCAAGGTCGAGGGAGCCAGCCCTGGTCTCGTCGTAGCTTCGCCCTCGAAAAGCGATCCGGACTACTTCTTCACCTGGACGAGAGATGCCGCACTCGTCACGAAATGTCTGGTAGACCAGTTCCTTTCTGGCGGACCTGCCAGTCTCGAAGGGGGTGTCCAAGATTACATCAACGCCCAAGCATCTCTCCAGACTGTGCAGAATCCATCGGGAGGTCTCTGCTCGGGTGGTCTTGGTGAGCCAAAGTTTCAAGTCGACGGGACTGCATTCACTGGGAACTGGGGACGACCACAGCGTGATGGTCCTGCTCTTCGTGCTACTGCCATGATCGCTTACGCTCGATACTTGCTCGGAAAAGGCAACACCAGCGCCGTGACCAATATCATCTGGCCAATTGTGCAGAATGATCTGTCATATGTCAGCGCAAACTGGAACCAGAGCGGCTTTGATCTGTGGGAG GAGGTCAACAGCGCTTCTTTCTTCACCACTGCAGTGCAATATCGATCACTGGTCGAGGGCAGTGCTCTAGCTTCCAAGATCGGAAAGTCCTGCTCAAATTGCGACTCGCAGGCTCCTCAGATCCTCTGTTTCTTGCAGTCGTACTGGACTGGGTCCTACATTCGATCAAACACTGGCGGCGGGCGATCCGGAAAGGATGTCAACTCAATCCTCACCAGTATCCACATGTTCGATCCGGCAGTGGGATGCAACGCAAACACCTTTCAACCATGCTCCGACAAAGCTTTGGCGAATCACAAAGTTGTTACTGACTCATTCCGCTCTGTGTACTCTATCAACAACGGCATACCTCAAGGTCAAGGCGTTGCGGTGGGACGGTATCCAGAGGACGTTTATCAAGGAGGCAATCCATG GTATTTGGGAACTTTCGCCGCTGCAGAACAACTCTACGACGCCGTGTTTCAATGGAAGAAGCAGGGCACAATAGAAGTCACATCGATCTCGCTTCCGTTCTTCAAGGATGTGTATTCCTCGGCTGCGGTTGGGACGTATGCTTCGTCCTCGGCTGCTTTCTCGTCGATTGTCAATGCAGTCTCGACATATGCTGACAGCTACATGGCGAATGCT CAAAAGTACACACCGCAGAACGGTGCTCTCGCCGAGCAGTACTCCCGATCAGATGGCACACCTCTCTCTGCAGTTGATCTTACATGGTCATATGCAGCATTTCTGACTGCGGCCAACGCTCGTCGAGCTGCCATGCCAGCTTCATGGGGCGCCAACTCG GCTGCACTCCCATCCAGCTGCTCGGGCTCCTCTGCCACAGGACCATGTGCAACGGCCACGAGCACCTTCACCAGACCGACACAATCAACTCCGACGTGCAGTGCAACGCCGACTCTGACCAAAGTCCTCTTCAAGGAGTACGCCACCACAACATATGGTGAGAGCATTTCCGTCGTGGGAAGCATCTCCCAGCTCGGCAACTGGAACACCAACAATGCCGTTGCTCTGAGCGCGCAAAACTacaccagcagcagcaa
- a CDS encoding 40S ribosomal protein S13, whose protein sequence is MGRLHSNGKGISSSAIPYSRTAPAWLKTTPEQVVDQICKLAKKGATPSQIGVVLRDSHGVAQVKIVTGNKILRILKGNGLAPEIPEDLYMLIKKAVAVRKHLERNRKDKDSKFRLILIESRIHRLSRYYKTVGVLPPTWRYESATASTMVA, encoded by the exons ATGGGTCGTCTTCACTCCAACGGAAAGGGaatctcttcctccgccatccCATACTCGCGCACCGCCCCGGCATGGCTCAAGACCACCCCGGAGCAGGTCGTTGATCAGATTTGCAAGCTCGCAAAGAAGGGTGCCACTCCTTCGCAGATTGGTGTCGTCCTCCGTGACAGCCACGGTGTTGCCCAGGTCAAGATTGTGACTG GTAACAAGATTCTCCGCATCCTCAAGGGCAACG GCCTCGCACCAGAGATTCCAGAGGACCTCTACATGCTCATCAAGAAG GCCGTCGCCGTCCGCAAGCATCTCGAGCGCAACcgcaaggacaaggacagcAAGTTCCGCCTCATTCTCATCGAGTCCCGCATCCACCGCCTCTCCCGCTACTACAAGACCGTCGGTGTTCTCCCACCCACCTGGAGATACGAGTCTGCCACCGCCAGCACCATGGTCGCATAA